The following coding sequences lie in one Drosophila sulfurigaster albostrigata strain 15112-1811.04 chromosome 2R, ASM2355843v2, whole genome shotgun sequence genomic window:
- the LOC133837615 gene encoding LOW QUALITY PROTEIN: lysosomal proton-coupled steroid conjugate and bile acid symporter SLC46A3 (The sequence of the model RefSeq protein was modified relative to this genomic sequence to represent the inferred CDS: deleted 1 base in 1 codon), with amino-acid sequence MAKANQSQAATAANTAAAPTDEPKLNYFQKLWKYRQYLVIEPFFFLYAAATFLNTIALKNFPLEKACRINLHFNAPTCIAILDKGEYGIDCDPFEAQLQNITVQGPTPEELLADVMSPIFNFTVCKAESQTQILMADVNGKRTPIASIFPLIILLFAGGWADKYNKRKPGMILPIVGEGLHYCCQLISSIYFDSIPFEFGAYMESIVPALFGGFTFCLMSIYSYMTITVPEEDRIFRFGIFAMLVTALPFLSLPSGAILNLLGYTNSFILCVVFQVLAIIYILIFIKEPKPLTKSKVEPTAAAPSAPQTQSHAADNMAYETTTLDEVPVNKNVNFQLTPQLEPPRVEPPPVPKRRNLCKELFDPTLLKQLIYFPFAKRENNDRFILLLLILGYFLTTGPTAGEGEYFYPYSLKKLGWNGEDNSLYGAVNGGLALIGTFLGTAVFSKILKFSDSMIGMWSALFTVASRFVFAFATNSGVYYLGAVFDMFATLRVIPIKSIGSSIIAGDELSKMYSFFGICEPIAGFIFPPIYSSLYTATIDTFPGAVFLFSEIFYVPNVLVFIWCYFLMRRRAANDNAVELAQKNEQNGQQNSGTEITSL; translated from the exons ATGGCTAAAGCAAATCAATCCCAAGCTGCGACTGCGGCAaatactgctgctgctccaacCGATGAGCCCAAGTTGAACTATTTTCAGAAGTTGTGGAAATATCGTCAATATCTGGTGATCGAACCGTTTTTCTTTCTCTATGCGGCCGCAACTTTTCTCAATACGATTGCATTGAAGAATTTTCCGCTTGAGAAAGCATGCCGCATCAATCTACACTTCAACGCTCCCACCTGCATCGCCATACTGGACAAGGGCGAATATGGTATTGACTGCGACCCCTTTGAGGCACAACTTCAAAATATAACCGTTCAGGGACCGACACCCGAAGAGCTGCTGGCAGATGTCATGTCaccaattttcaattttaccGTTTGCAAAGCGGAAAGTCAGACGCAGATTCTGATGGCCGACGTCAACGGCAAGCGAACACCCATCG CTTCCATATTCCCACTGATCATTTTACTTTTCGCTGGAGGCTGGGCAGATAAATACAATAAGCGTAAGCCGGGAATGATATTGCCAATTGTAGGCGAGGGCCTTCACTATTGTT GTCAGCTCATATCGTCGATTTATTTTGACAGTATTCCCTTCGAGTTTGGCGCATATATGGAATCTATTGTGCCGGCACTCTTTGGAGGTTTTACCTTCTGTCTGATGTCTATTTATAGTTACATGACAATAACAGTGCCAGAAGAGGATCGAATCTTTCGCTTTGGCATCTTTGCTATGCTTGTAACAGCTTTGCCTTTCCTAAGTCTTCCCAGTGGAGCTATCTTAAATCTTTTGGGCTATACGA ATTCTTTTATACTGTGTGTGGTCTTCCAAGTTCTTGCCATAatctacattttaatttttataaaagagCCCAAGCCTCTGACCAAGTCGAAAGTAGagccaactgctgctgcacctAGTGCTCCTCAAACTCAAAGCCACGCGGCTGATAATATGGCCTATGAGACAACCACCTTGGATGAGGTACCTGTGAATAAGAATGTTAACTTTCAGTTGACTCCACAATTGGAGCCACCAAGAGTCGAACCTCCCCCTGTGCCCAAAAGACGCAATCTTTGCAAAGAACTCTTTGATCCCACGCTACTGAAACAACTCATCTATTTCCCCTTTGCGAAACGAGAGAATAATGATCGATTTATATTGCTGCTATTGATATTGGGATATTTCCTGACCACTGGACCAACAGCTGGAGAAGGCGAATACTTTTATCCATACAGTTTAAAGAAA TTGGGATGGAACGGTGAAGACAACAGTCTCTACGGTGCGGTTAACGGAGGATTAGCTCTTATTGGAACCTTCCTTGGCACTGCAGTCTTTAGTAAAATATTGAAGTTCTCGGATTCAATGATTGGCATGTGGTCTGCTTTGTTCACTGTCGCCTCTCGCTTCGTATTT GCATTTGCAACTAACTCCGGAGTGTATTATCTTGGCGCTGTGTTTGACATGTTTGCCACATTGCGTGTTATCCCCATTAAATCCATAGGATCTAGCATTATTGCTGGCGATGAACTGA GCAAAATGTACTCGTTTTTCGGCATTTGTGAACCAATTGCAGGATTCATATTTCCGCCCATCTACAGTTCGCTGTACACTGCCACAATCGACACATTTCCGGGTGCCGTCTTTTTGTTTAGTGAAATCTTTTATGTACCCAATGTGCTGGTTTTCAT TTGGTGCTACTTCTTAATGCGTCGCCGTGCAGCGAATGATAATGCCGTCGAATTGGctcaaaaaaatgaacaaaatggACAACAAAATTCCGGAACCGAGATTACTAGTCTGTag
- the LOC133838761 gene encoding LOW QUALITY PROTEIN: T-cell leukemia homeobox protein 3 (The sequence of the model RefSeq protein was modified relative to this genomic sequence to represent the inferred CDS: deleted 1 base in 1 codon), giving the protein MSSHEEDDHEHEHEHGDDVEEQEIHVDVDSDSRMSCGSGSDVDMDGGSCYDESETPLSESLQSEQTRSSSSENLPFSISRLLSKPFETNNNNNNSSNNNNSSNIQSSSPNNNNNSAVDDKELQADDQDLAAYKLATSIANSTYGSAAALYTYPHLYPSAAAAAAGHVLRVPPQRTPLTWALPPLHHAALAHQAVKDRLAAAFPIARRIGHPYQNRTPPKRKKPRTSFTRIQVAELEKRFHKQKYLASAERAALARGLKMTDAQVKTWFQNRRTKWRRQTAEEREAERQAANRLMLSLQAEAISKGFAPPAAPLSSQTGVNGAPLAALHGLQPWAEASHAAGC; this is encoded by the exons ATGTCCAGCCACGAGGAGGATGACCACGAGCATGAGCACGAGCATGGCGACGATGTCGAGGAGCAGGAAATACACGTCGATGTCGATTCCGATTCGCGAATGTCATGCGGCAGCGGATCCGATGTGGATATGGATGGTGGCAGTTGCTACGACGAATCCGAAACGCCACTCAG tGAATCACTGCAGTCGGAACAGACACGCTCCTCGTCCAGCGAGAATCTGCCCTTCAGCATATCCCGGCTGCTCTCCAAACCCTTcgagaccaacaacaacaacaacaatagcagcaataacaacaacagcagcaatataCAAAGCAGCagccccaacaacaacaacaacagcgccgTCGATGACAAAGAGCTACAGGCAGACGATCAGGATTTGGCTGCCTACAAACTGGCCACCAGCATTGCGAACTCAACCTACGGCAGCGCCGCCGCTCTCTACACATATCCGCATCTTTATCCGTCGgcagccgccgctgccgctggcCATGTGCTGCGAGTGCCACCGCAGCGCACACCGCTAACCTGGGCACTTCCGCCACTGCATCATGCGGCGTTGGCGCATCAGGCGGTCAAGGATCGACTGGCAG CTGCATTTCCCATTGCCCGTCGCATCGGACATCCCTATCAGAATCGCACGCCGCCCAAGCGA AAAAAGCCGCGCACATCCTTCACACGCATCCAGGTGGCCGAGCTGGAGAAACGCTTTCACAAACAAAAGTATCTCGCATCTGCGGAGCGAGCGGCTCTCGCCCGTGGCCTCAAGATGACCGATGCTCAGGTGAAGACGTGGTTCCAAAATAGACGCACCAAGTGGAg ACGTCAGACAGCCGAGGAGAGAGAAGCCGAACGTCAAGCGGCCAATCGCCTGATGCTTTCCCTACAGGCGGAGGCCATTAGCAAAGGATTCGCGCCGCCCGCGGCTCCGCTCAGCTCTCAAACTGGGGTCAATGGCGCTCCTCTCGCTGCGCTTCATGGTCTGCAGCCGTGGGCGGAGGCGTCGCATGCAGCGGGCTGCTAA
- the LOC133838968 gene encoding uncharacterized protein LOC133838968 yields MAEPNKFGDVASPQQEEQKLSYLQKLWRFRHYLVVEPILVLYLSVAYWNSIAMRNFPLEKACRVNLHFNVPTCIAILDKGNYGIDCDPFEALLQNVTIQGPTPEELLVDVASPLFNFTVCKAETQAQKLDADVNGIRSPIGAIFPLIILIFAGGWADKFNKRKPGMIIPIVGEVLQNICQLISAIYFDSIPFEFGSYAEVIVPSLFGNTTLFVMSAYSYMTISTPEEDRVFRFGIFSMVVTGLSFVGLLSGSLLTLIGYRNCFILSLVSQILAILYIVFFIKEPKPLTKAKVEPTATAPHTQNQAVDNLAYETTNLDEVPVNKSFQLNPQLAPPRVERPPSAQKT; encoded by the exons ATGGCAGAGCCAAATAAATTTGGAGATGTGGCTTCTCCGCAGCAAGAGGAGCAAAAATTGAGCTATCTGCAAAAATTATGGCGATTTCGCCATTATCTAGTTGTTGAGCcgattttagttttatatctGTCAGTAGCCTATTGGAATTCAATTGCAATGAGGAACTTTCCGTTGGAGAAAGCGTGTCGCGTGAATCTACACTTTAACGTTCCAACCTGCATCGCGATACTCGACAAAGGCAACTACGGTATTGACTGCGACCCCTTTGAGGCACTACTTCAAAATGTAACTATTCAAGGGCCAACGCCTGAGGAGTTACTTGTGGATGTCGCTTCGCCGCTTTTCAATTTCACCGTTTGCAAAGCGGAAACTCAGGCACAAAAACTTGACGCTGATGTTAACGGAATACGTTCACCAATTG gTGCTATATTTCCGTtgattatattgatatttgcTGGCGGATGGGCGGACAAATTCAATAAACGTAAACCAGGAATGATAATTCCAATTGTGGGTGAAGTTCTTCAGAATATTT GTCAGCTCATATCGGCGATATATTTTGATAGCATTCCCTTTGAGTTTGGAAGCTATGCAGAGGTTATTGTTCCGTCACTTTTCGGCAATACCACCTTATTTGTGATGTCAGCGTATAGTTATATGACCATATCAACTCCAGAGGAAGATCGAGTCTTTCGCTTTGGCATCTTTTCTATGGTTGTAACAGGATTGTCATTTGTAGGTCTCCTGAGTGGATCGCTTTTGACATTAATAGGCTATAGAA ATTGCTTTATATTAAGTTTGGTCTCTCAAATTCTTGCCATACTCTACATTGTCTTCTTTATAAAGGAGCCTAAGCCACTGACCAAGGCGAAAGTAGAGCCAACTGCGACAGCTCCTCATACACAAAATCAGGCAGTTGACAATTTGGCCTATGAGACAACTAACTTGGATGAGGTGCCCGTGAATAAAAGCTTTCAGTTGAATCCACAATTGGCGCCACCAAGAGTCGAACGTCCCCCCAGTGCCCAAAAGACGTAA
- the LOC133838928 gene encoding pro-corazonin isoform X2 produces MLRLLMLPLFLFTLSMACMGQTFQYSRGWTNGKRAPPATVVGNGHNLGLLDLYDIPDAPTDRRLERCLGHLQHFVGNNLLHRSFANGLAYDANRPDLGCPSSQWQHSH; encoded by the exons ATGTTGCGTCTCTTGATGTTGCCCCTCTTCCTGTTCACTCTGTCGATGGCTTGCATGGGGCAGACATTTCAATATTCTCGCGGCTGGACCAATGGTAAACGTGCACCGCCTGCAACAGTTGTAGGCAATGGCCATAATCTCGGCCTATTGGATCTCTATGATATTCCAGACGCACCCACTGATCGTCGATTGGAACG TTGTCTTGGACATCTGCAGCACTTTGTGGGCAACAATCTGTTGCATCGTTCGTTTGCCAATGGATTGGCCTATGATGCCAACAGACCCGACTTGGGATGCCCCAGTTCGCAGTGGCAACATTCGCACTAG
- the LOC133838970 gene encoding uncharacterized protein LOC133838970 — protein MWSSIFVTASHFVFAFSINSWMFYLGNVFDMFASLRVIPIKSIGSTIVADDELSKMFSFFGICEPIAGFIFAPIYSLIYTSTIDSFPGTFFLFSNIFIAPNILVFIVIYVAMRRRPVKDTSMELAQKNGQENSGLEITHM, from the exons ATGTGGTCTTCTATCTTTGTCACTGCGTCTCACTTCGTATTT gctttttcaattaattccTGGATGTTTTATCTTGGCAATGTGTTTGATATGTTTGCTTCGTTACGAGTTATTCCCATTAAATCAATTGGATCCACTATAGTTGCTGACGATGAGCTAA gcAAAATGTTCTCATTCTTTGGCATTTGTGAACCAATTGCAGGATTCATATTTGCGCCCATCTACAGCTTGATTTACACGTCAACCATCGATTCTTTTCCGGgtaccttttttttgttcagcaATATCTTTATTGCTCCCAACATACttgtttttat TGTCATCTACGTTGCAATGCGTCGTCGCCCAGTGAAAGATACTTCGATGGAGTTGGCTCAGAAGAACGGACAAGAAAATTCCGGACTCGAGATAACACATATGTGA
- the LOC133837622 gene encoding DNA-directed RNA polymerase II subunit RPB9 has product MSDLRYNLVYLEIKLATTLLLQLLYNSGNMAALFDSAHTEGPGFVGIRFCQECNNMLYPKEDKDNKILMYACRNCDYKQEADSNCIYVNKIMHEIDELTHIVPDVISDPTLPRTEDHACPKCSHREAVFFQAQTRRAEEEMRLYYVCTNQNCTHRWTE; this is encoded by the exons atgtctgACTTAAggtataatttggtatatttagaaataaaactTGCGACCACACTGTTATTGCAGTTGCTGTACAATTCAG GAAATATGGCTGCTCTTTTCGACTCTGCGCATACCGAAGGTCCTGGCTTTGTGGGCATTCGTTTCTGTCAAGAATGCAACAATATGTTGTATCCCAAGGAGGACAAGGACAACAAAATCCTAATGTACGCATGCCGCAATTGTGACTACAAACAGGAGGCCGactcaaattgcatttacgtcaacaaaattatgcACGAAATTGACGAACTGACTCACATTGTGCCCGATGTCATCTCCGATCCCACGCTGCCCCGCACCGAAGACCACGCTTGCCCCAAGTGCTCGCATCGTGAGGCGGTATTCTTCCAGGCGCAAACCCGGCGTGCTGAAGAGGAAATGCGACTGTATTATGTGTGTACAAATCAAAACTGCACTCATCGTTGGACGGAGTAA
- the LOC133837612 gene encoding protein suppressor of hairy wing gives MTENADAGTVIKILDVALISSPKDKTRTGNRMKLLNDVPPAKGAKKAATVSPRVKQEKRASIKILNSSDEVATTTTPKADKGKNNKTVSPTGSVKILNEKRTASSTATPTTETAKIKTSPSKKKKMDHYVLQAIKSENSGSNKADNCSSSIVVDEEDTIDFILAENDDIELAPGKANDDEFVVSGVEEDEDDDDDALIEGGSNRTSGNNELKEMVEHVCGKCYKTFRRVKSLKKHLEFCRYDSGYHLRKADMLKNLEKIERDAVVMEKKDICFCCSESYDTFHLGHINCPDCPKSFKTQTSYERHIFITHSELNDFPCPTCNAKLRSAALLKLHEEQHKSRGKPYACKICGKDFTRSYHLKRHQKYSSCSANENDTMSCKVCDRVFYRLDNLRAHLKQHLGTQVVKKPEYMCHVCKNCFYSLSTLNIHIRTHTGEKPFDCDLCDKKFSALVALKKHRRYHTGEKPYTCTVCSQSFAVKEVLNRHMKRHTGERPHKCPECGKSFIQATQLRTHSKTHLRPHSCTLCSQKFKTEKQLDRHAKEHTRAKRATFACTECTRSFRTSALLKEHMDAGDHSPVKTTRVKRTAKMIERTDCAICDKNFDSTETLRNHIRNVHECDPDDIFGTEPPAKRKATTKKTIVLDDEEDDDEEAAPANTSAGSLISSKTDGNGVVVREFLVDEGDGNAQTILLENEVYTILPLEGASETPAAAAGSDVKPNNAKEKASPVVSPVVKKEQRKSLAASLAAAIADNIEEPSSDDEFTGEVLTEEDLKLKENIAKLIDMLVDPQTLKKYNWPNSSEETVLCKVIENCGHDLAKGGENYAELDYGSRMREYCKLLFTVVIHNDSIKSLLNNFPIDDVIEYVLGDEDQDQDMEKGDEKEEDEKSDSEQTPNAVEPEAET, from the exons ATGACTGAAAACGCTGATGCTGGAActgtaattaaaattcttgatGTCGCATTAATTTCATCGCCCAAGGACAAGACAAGGACAGGCAACCGCATGAAGCTGCTCAACGATGTACCACCAGCCAAAGGGGcaaaaaaggcagcaacagTGTCGCCGCGTGTCAAGCAAGAGAAACGTGCCAGTATCAAGATACTCAACTCATCAGATGAagtggcgacgacgacgactccAAAGGCCGACAAggggaaaaacaacaaaactgtgAGCCCCACGGGCAGTGTAAAGATTCTGAATGAGAAGCGCACTGCGTCCTCGACAGCGACGCCTACGACGGAGACCGCCAAGATTAAGACATCTCccagcaaaaagaagaaaatggATCATTATGTGCTGCAGGCGATTAAAAGTGAGaacagtggcagcaacaaagccGACAACTGTTCCAGCAGCATTGTGGTGGATGAGGAGGATACCATTGATTTTATACTCGCGGAGAATGATGATATCGAGCTCGCACCTGGTAAAGCAAACGATGACGAATTCGTAGTCTCTGGCGTcgaagaagacgaagatgatgatgacgatgcaTTGATTGAAGGTGGCTCAAATCGCACGTCTGGCAACAACGAGTTGAAAGAGATGGTGGAGCATGTGTGCGGCAAGTGCTATAAGACATTCCGACGCGTCAAGAGCCTGAAGAAGCATTTGGAGTTCTGTCGCTATGATAGTGGCTATCATCTGCGAAAAGCAGACATGCTTAAGAATCTGGAGAAGATCGAGCGCGATGCAGTGGTCATGGAGAAAAAAGATATTTGCTTCTGTTGCAGCGAGAGCTACGACACCTTTCAT CTTGGCCACATCAACTGTCCCGATTGCCCCAAGTCATTCAAGACTCAAACCAGTTATGAACGTCACATTTTCATCACTCACTCCGAGCTCAACGATTTCCCGTGTCCCACTTGCAATGCCAAGTTGCGAAGTGCAGCGCTGTTGAAGCTGCACGAGGAGCAGCACAAGTCTCGAGGCAAGCCGTATGCCTGCAAGATCTGTGGCAAGGACTTTACGCGCTCTTACCATTTAAAGCGGCATCAGAAGTACTCATCGTGCTCCGCGAATGAGAATGATACCATGAGCTGTAAGGTGTGCGATCGCGTCTTCTATCGCCTGGACAATTTGCGTGCGCATCTTAAGCAGCATTTGGGTACGCAAGTGGTGAAGAAGCCGGAATACATGTGCCATGTGTGCAAGAACTGCTTCTACAGTCTCTCCACGTTGAA CATTCACATACGCACGCACACAGGTGAAAAACCCTTTGATTGCGATCTGTGTGACAAGAAATTTTCAGCCTTGGTGGCACTCAAGAAGCATCGTCGCTATCACACCGGCGAGAAACCTTACACCTGCACCGTG TGTAGTCAATCCTTTGCTGTCAAGGAGGTGCTCAATCGTCACATGAAACGCCACACTGGCGAGCGTCCACACAAATGCCCTGAATGCGGCAAGAGCTTCATACAGGCCACACAACTGCGTACGCATTCCAAGACGCATCTGCGTCCGCATTCCTGCACCTTGTGCAGCCAAAAGTTCAAAACGGAGAAGCA ATTGGATCGCCATGCTAAGGAGCACACACGCGCCAAGCGTGCTACGTTCGCTTGTACCGAGTGCACGCGTAGCTTCCGGACAAGCGCACTGCTTAAAGAGCACATGGATGCTGGTGATCATTCAC CTGTCAAAACAACACGAGTCAAGCGAACAGCCAAGATGATCGAGCGCACTGACTGCGCCATCTGCGACAAGAACTTCGACAGCACTGAAACCCTAAGGAACCACATACGCAACGTCCACGAATGCGATCCCGATGATATCTTTGGTACTGAGCCACCAGCCAAGCgcaaagcaacaactaaaaaGACCATTGTATTGGACGATGAggaggatgacgatgaagaAGCGGCTCCAGCTAATACATCAGCAGGTTCGCTCATATCGAGCAAAACCGACGGCAATGGCGTTGTGGTGCGTGAGTTCCTGGTCGATGAGGGCGATGGCAATGCCCAGACCATACTGCTCGAGAACGAAGTCTACACCATTCTGCCCTTGGAGGGAGCCAGCGAGACgccggcagctgcagctggcagCGATGTCAAGCCCAACAATGCTAAGGAGAAGGCATCACCGGTTGTGTCGCCAGTGGTGAAGAAGGAGCAGCGCAAGTCCTTGGCTGCTAGTTTGGCAGCTGCTATTGCCGATAACATTGAGGAGCCGTCGAGCGATGATGAATTCACCGGCGAAGTGCTTACCGAAGAGGATCTGAAGCTCAAAGAGAATATCGCCAAGCTGATCGATATGCTGGTCGACCCGCAAACACTCAAGAAATATAATTGGCCAAATAGCTCCGAGGAGACGGTGCTGTGCAAAGTCATCGAGAATTGTGGCCACGATTTGGCCAAGGGAGGCGAGAACTACGCCGAATTGGATTACGGCAGTCGCATGCGTGAATATTGCAAACTGCTATTCACTGTTGTCATACACAATGATTCGATCAAATCGCTGTTGAACAATTTCCCCATAGACGATGTCATCGAGTATGTGCTGGGAGATGAGGATCAGGATCAAGACATGGAGAAGGGCGATGAAAAGGAAGAGGACGAAAAGTCGGATTCGGAGCAAACACCAAATGCTGTTGAACCCGAAGCCGAGACCTAG
- the LOC133838928 gene encoding uncharacterized protein LOC133838928 isoform X1: MAIISAYWISMIFQTHPLIVDWNVVLDICSTLWATICCIVRLPMDWPMMPTDPTWDAPVRSGNIRTRANVNANGNNNDNNLYGNSNHHQSSELYDALNAAVAASSSAGDSVEPGDYGKH; this comes from the exons ATGGCCATAATCTCGGCCTATTGGATCTCTATGATATTCCAGACGCACCCACTGATCGTCGATTGGAACG TTGTCTTGGACATCTGCAGCACTTTGTGGGCAACAATCTGTTGCATCGTTCGTTTGCCAATGGATTGGCCTATGATGCCAACAGACCCGACTTGGGATGCCCCAGTTCGCAGTGGCAACATTCGCACTAGAGCTAATGtcaatgccaatggcaataataatgataacaaCTTGTATGGCAACTCCAATCATCATCAATCAAGTGAACTCTATGACGCTCTCAATGCGGCTGTGGCAGCATCTTCTTCTGCTGGGGATTCTGTGGAACCTGGTGATTATGGCAAGCATTAG